The Pygocentrus nattereri isolate fPygNat1 chromosome 12, fPygNat1.pri, whole genome shotgun sequence genome includes the window attattgtattgcatttgtTTGCACTGGTCAGTAAATCTTGGGCCATGAGTTCTAAGGAGAACATTCATTGTAGGATTTGAATCAGTTCTTTAAACCCTTACACACCACTTCAGGACACTAATGAGCCATGAGCTAGAAAAATTGacaaacaaaatatcaaaaaatcAGTAAATATCACTGTGTATCATTGTGTCATTTTTTCAATAGGTTTTACATTCTAATTGCAATTTGTAAACTTAAGTGCCTGAATATTGTTAACATTTGAAAGTATGGAGAAACATTGGGTGAAATTTAAGGGTGTATTTAAGGGTTTGGTTTTGTTGGTAGTCTGCTGTTTTTACTGTCCCTTATCCTGCAAAAATGTAAGGCTTAAAATATGGAGATCAACACATTTATTGAAAAGGTTTACAATAACTGCTGTCTTCTGCTGCGGGAAAAAATAATTCTCTGATTCTGTAAGAAAAGGAGGCTGCTACAGCTAATCTTcagcacactgaatgacatTTGTCAAAAGAAGACAAACATAAGAATTGGATCTACTTCATTTTCTTGATGCTCCATAGGATAGTCCTACAGACCTTGATGTAACATAGAAGACTTTGCTTAGTTTTGCTTCCTGTTATAATATTGTGACAACCGGCGGTGAGACTCAGAGGCAGGAAACATGTTTATTGCCAACAGTGCTCTTTATTTAGTTTACTACTCGCTTACTGCATTCAAACTGCACGGAGAGTGACTAGGGGGCCGCTACATGACCAAACCCCAGAAACCCCGTGATTGCCacaatatgtaatatgtgtAATATTAATTGGAGTATTTAATTACATGTAATTTCATCTGTCCTGTAAATCCGGGATCGGtactttaaaaaatgacttttttctgaAATATACGCCTATAGGTATGAGAATGAGGTTGCTGCAAGGCAGGCGGTGGAGAGCGATGTTGCTGCCCTGAAGGCTATGAAGATAGAATATGACCTGGCCACTGCTGAAATGGCACAAGAATATCAAATACTGCTGAAAGATCGTGACACCATCCAAAGCACCCATGAGCAGGTGAGATTAAACAGAGAGACTAAGAAAAACCAAAAGAGCTAAGCTGGACTACTTCTGACCACTGACTTTTGACTCCTGGGCTGCAGGAGGTGTTGTCTCTGCGTGGGCAGGTGGCAGGAACACTGACCGTAAATGTTCAGGCAGAGACCAGCGTGGATCTCTCTCACAGACTGGCTGACCTCCGTGCTGAGTATGAAAACATTGCAGAGAGAAACCACCGAGAAATTGAGAACTGGTATGCTGGAAAGGTAAACAGACATCTTGGTACTACAAAAACCAAAACAGGTGTTTCCTGAATATAAAGAGGTCTAAAAGAGTTTATTGGAACactattaaattatttattggAATGACATTATTAAAACTGTTTATCCTCAACACATTTTCAAGAAAAATTTAAAAGAATCTTTATGGATTCAAAAGGCAAAATCATGAGTTTCTTCTTTGTTATGAAACCAAGCCTTAAAACATTACAAAAGCCAAAAACATGTTAACTATGTAAGCTAAAAAAAGTTATAATAtcaacataaaaatatttaacataaaaaccTATTATGCTGTCATAAATATGACAAAACAATCAGGTTTGTAACTATATTAtcctttaaaaatacaattaatgttttattttttatagaaTTTTATTTGTTCTATAACCGCTAAGCTGAAAACCATCTATAAATCTTTACATTTAAGAATGTACATTCTTGTACACATCCAATTACCTggtaaaaaaatcaaatatgcaCCCTGACTTCATCTTACTGTTCTGTACCCATTAGctacatatatatttacaccGCAAATGCAACATGCAGATGTGCATTCATtgctcacacactcatacagttTGCTTTTGTTAGATGGCAACAAAGGACCAGCAGATTTCAGCTGTTACTGAGGTCACCGTGACTGGAAGTGCTGAGATCGTTGCAAGCCGAACTCAGATCCTGACCCTGCAGACAGAGCTGGATGCAGCACTGCTCCAGGTAACATGTCACACCTGAACTACACATGATTCACTTCATAATCCCACATGAGTTCCACCAAACCAATTTTCAAGTCCCACCCAGCCAACACCTATATCCCAACAGACCCACTCCAGAGTCCCATCTGATCAACATCTGAATCACAAAAGATCCTCCCCAGAGACCCCTCAGATCAACACCTGAATCCCAACAAACCCACCCCAGAGACCCACCAGATCTACACCTGAATCCCAACAGACCCTCCCCAGAGACCCACCAGATCAACACCTATATCCCAACAGACCCACTCCAGAGTCCCATCTGATCAACACCTGAATCCCAACAGACCCTCCCCAGAGACCCACCAGATCTACACCTGAATCCCAACTGACCCACCCTTCAACATTTAAATCCCACTTGACCAGTCCCTGAATCTGAGGCTCATCCAAGTCTCATTTGACCTATGTCAAATGTCTCTGTGCAGAAAAACCAACTGGAGCAGCACCTGGTGGAGGTTCAGGGGCAGAATCAGAATCAACTCCTCACTTTAAGTCGGCTGGCTGGTAGTCTGGAGGGTGAGTTGGCCTCAGTGCGGGAGAGTGCTCTTCAGCAGGCCCGGGAATACCAGGTGCTACTCAGCACTAAAATGCAGCTGGAGAAAGAGATCGCTACTTACAAATCATTGTTGGAGTTTGCTGGAGACCTCAGCAAGTTCCCTGGCTACAGCATCCTATCATCATGGGCACAGAGCTCACCAGCACCCTCAGTAGACCTGAGATCCCTCTCCCCTAAGGCATCTCCAGCTCCAAGTGTCTCAGGAGAAGGTATGATGTCACCAATGGTTAATGGGAGTGGGGTTTGACTTCAGTCCAGTTtctggttttatatatatatatatatatatatatatatatatatatatatatatatatatatatatatatatatatatatatatattgtggaCAAAACCAGTCCTGcatgttcgttgatgcaaaataaatgaaacgagtagatcagactgaagtgaaacaaacggttttattacagaattctggagaggttacaaacagagaacatgcatcatgtatctcccaagtaagctctgaccccttctcatctgactccctttttatagtcgcatgaccgctccttccttaccccagcgtccaatgtgtgcgttaggccatctcactaatccacatcataaaagtttaaggatgcgctcgagacgtgagcgcgtctgcaaggtcagcttaaggtattccctgtgtttaccaactccccccgttttccagacaatggctctgcttatctgaccagatgaaccacatgtgtggtgtgctaatcccagggtctactactattagctttgaggtatttcctgttatctgacgtccttgtgtattccaacattagtcagcacacagccttatgtgctgactcttagctcttagaattgtacaatataaccattaagctttcaatgctaaacataatacatcttaaaagagtaatatgaacaatactaaggctaataattccacaatatatatatatacactgctcaaaaaaataaagagaacacttaaacaacacaatataactccaagtaaatcaaacttctgtgaaatcaaactgtccacttaggaagcaacactgaccatcaatttcacagctgttgtgcaaatggaacagacaacaggtggaaattactggcaattagcaagacacactcaataaaggagtggttctgcaggtgggaccacagaccacttctcagcacctttctgctttctggctgatgttttggtcacttttaaatgttggtggtctttcacactcgtggtagcaggagacggactctacaacccacacaagtggctcaggtagtgcagctcgtCCAGGATGGCAAAtgaatgcgagctgtggcaagaaggtttgctgtgtctgtcagtgtagtgtccagaggctggaggcgccaccaggagacaggccagtacaccaggagacgtggaggaggccgtaggagggcaacaacccagcagcaggaccgctacctccgcctttgtgcaaggaggaacaggaggagctgccagagccctgcagaatgacctccagcaggccacaaatgtgcatgtgtttgcacaaacggttagaaactgactccatgaggacggtatgagggcccgacgtccacagatgggggttgtgctcacagcccaacaccgtgcaggacgcttggcatttgccagagagcaccaggattggcaaattcgccactgggccctgtgatcttcacagatgaaagcaggttcacactgagcacatgtgacagacgtgacagagtctggagacgccgtggagagcgatctgctgcctgcaacatccttcagcatgaccggtttggcagggggtcagtaatggtgtgggggggcatttctttggagagccgcacagccctccatgtgctcgccagaggtagcctgactgccattaggtaccgagatgagatcctcagaccccttgtgagaccatatgctggtgcggttggccctgggttcctcctaatgcaggacaatgctagacctcatgtggctggagtgtgtcagcagttcctgcaagatgaaggtattgaagctatggactggcccgtccattccccagacctgaatccgattgagcacatctgggacatcatgtctcgctccatccaccaacgccacgttgcaccacagactgtccaggagctggcggatgctttagtccaggtctgggaggagatccctcaggagaccatccgccacctcatcaggagctgcccaggcgttgtagggaggtcatacaggcacgtggaggccacacacaacactgagcctcattttgacctgttttaaggacattacatcaaagttggttcagcctgtcgtgtgtttttccactttaattctgtgtgtgactccaaatccaggcctccactggatAATAAGTttggatgtgttatttgagtgttccctttatttttttgagcagtatatatatatatatatatatatatatatatatatatagtgtaaagataaaagatatatttttcatttgaaaagctCTACCCACCTTCTAACTACTCCTTTTTGGCCATAGGGCAGATGAAAATGTAATCACACGTTGGCGCTGACATGGACTGTGATGTTGTTAACAGGTGCGGCTGCTGCAGGTGTGGTTGCCTCATCTGGAAGCGGCAGCAGAGAAGGTTTGAAATGATACATCAGcatgttcattttcattgtatatatcaCATACATTGGTGCTGACATGAACTGTGATATCATTAACAGGCGCAGCTGCTGCAGGTCCCGTTATATGTGGTATGACCTGATATTTCCATTTTCCTCACGTTTATTATATTCAAATGCGTTTCAAGTAATAAACGTCCAATATGAAGAGACAAGACAGTATTATGTAATGCAGCATAGTGCTCAGTTTCAGTCAGAAGCAACAATAAATTGCCCAAAAAACTTATGTACTCCaaatgtatctccatttttggcctTTGTTCctgttttgcataatttgaaaacttgAGTTAACCTTTGCATCATAAAACcaccaacagaaatggtgaAAAATTGGTgccaaattacttggaaaagaTGTGTTGCATTAACTTGCATTgcaagttaagaatgttttttctgtctcctgtaaagttgacaGTGACGAAAGTGACGacattcaatcaatcaatcaacctttattttgactcggaagtacattgagggcaaccctcattttcaatgtagccgagcatttaaaACTaggagtggaaaaaaaaaacgataaaaatagatcaaaataaaacttgaggtttaattgataagtgattaagatcaaaagaagataagagattattaaaataaaaatatataataataataataataataaaaataacttcaACTTGTATTGTTGCAGTAACATTATACATATGTTTAAGAATGTACTTGACCACAGAGCAGAGACATAGGCCTTCTAGTGAAGAGCAGTGCTGTGGGATAGTTCGTAAGACTTTATAGGTATAGGGAACATCTTGGTTAACATAGTCTAAAGACTACAGTTAATCTACATAGTGCTTACACATT containing:
- the LOC108413118 gene encoding keratin, type I cytoskeletal 13-like isoform X2, with the protein product MGRSPPSPPSSESGGSVPPQKSYSSVRSIGSGSRWIGGGGARSSYGYSLGLGLGGGVHSQVGLGLGSGIGVGIGGGRLSASVGGSRLGASFGGRLGLGLASGGDAVGGGRLELGWAAGGGVGGVARGGAGFWTGGIADGGLHPFATNEKLELQSLNDRLAIYLDKVKKLEIANRELEEKLRGFKANKVPVTYDMQAYQIQLRPLQDQLADLLKDCSRLALLIDNAKLASDDYRIKYENEVAARQAVESDVAALKAMKIEYDLATAEMAQEYQILLKDRDTIQSTHEQEVLSLRGQVAGTLTVNVQAETSVDLSHRLADLRAEYENIAERNHREIENWYAGKMATKDQQISAVTEVTVTGSAEIVASRTQILTLQTELDAALLQKNQLEQHLVEVQGQNQNQLLTLSRLAGSLEGELASVRESALQQAREYQVLLSTKMQLEKEIATYKSLLEFAGDLSKFPGYSILSSWAQSSPAPSVDLRSLSPKASPAPSVSGEGAAAAGVVASSGSGSREGAAAAGPVICD
- the LOC108413118 gene encoding keratin, type I cytoskeletal 13-like isoform X1 → MGRSPPSPPSSESGGSVPPQKSYSSVRSIGSGSRWIGGGGARSSYGYSLGLGLGGGVHSQVGLGLGSGIGVGIGGGRLSASVGGSRLGASFGGRLGLGLASGGDAVGGGRLELGWAAGGGVGGVARGGAGFWTGGIADGGLHPFATNEKLELQSLNDRLAIYLDKVKKLEIANRELEEKLRGFKANKVPVTYDMQAYQIQLRPLQDQLADLLKDCSRLALLIDNAKLASDDYRIKYENEVAARQAVESDVAALKAMKIEYDLATAEMAQEYQILLKDRDTIQSTHEQEVLSLRGQVAGTLTVNVQAETSVDLSHRLADLRAEYENIAERNHREIENWYAGKMATKDQQISAVTEVTVTGSAEIVASRTQILTLQTELDAALLQKNQLEQHLVEVQGQNQNQLLTLSRLAGSLEGELASVRESALQQAREYQVLLSTKMQLEKEIATYKSLLEFAGDLSKFPGYSILSSWAQSSPAPSVDLRSLSPKASPAPSVSGEGAAAAGVVASSGSGSREGAAAAGPVICGMT